A DNA window from Helianthus annuus cultivar XRQ/B chromosome 15, HanXRQr2.0-SUNRISE, whole genome shotgun sequence contains the following coding sequences:
- the LOC110912850 gene encoding universal stress protein PHOS32 gives ICLDNKTPFPKKKEDSLTHFKDRQQHKNPLTTMQPQKTLPESDLPSLAAIKVKSSSPRFRPTANPSATETPTAGAQRRIGIAVDLSDESAFAVKWAVHQYIRPGDAVILIHVRPTSVLYGADWGSVDLSIVDTDDEASKLKLEDDFDTFTTTKAADLAQPLVDAHIPYKIHIVKDHDMKERLCLEVERLGLSAVIMGSRGFGATKRGSDGRLGSVSDYCVRHCVCPVVVVRYPDEKDAAVATVSDDVPK, from the exons ATCTGTTTGGATAATAAAACCCCCTTCCCCAAAAAGAAAGAAGACTCACTCACACATTTCAAGGATCGTCAACAACACAAGAATCCACTAACGACAATGCAACCCCAGAAAACCCTACCGGAATCCGACCTACCATCACTCGCCGCCATCAAAGTGAAATCCTCCTCACCTCGTTTCCGCCCCACCGCAAACCCTTCCGCCACCGAAACCCCCACCGCCGGCGCCCAACGCCGCATCGGCATCGCCGTCGACCTCAGCGACGAAAGCGCCTTCGCCGTTAAGTGGGCCGTCCACCAGTACATCCGCCCCGGCGACGCCGTGATCCTCATCCACGTCCGCCCTACTTCCGTCCTCTACGGCGCTGACTGGGGCTCCGTTGACCTCTCAATCGTTGACACTGACGATGAAGCTTCGAAGCTCAAACTCGAAGACGATTTCGACACTTTTACGACGACTAAAGCTGCGGACCTAGCGCAGCCTCTGGTGGACGCGCATATACCGTATAAGATCCATATTGTGAAAGATCATGATATGAAAGAGAGGCTGTGCTTGGAGGTTGAGAGGTTGGGGTTAAGTGCGGTTATTATGGGGAGCCGAGGGTTCGGTGCCACCAAACGGGGCAGTGATGGGCGGCTTGGGAGTGTGAGTGATTACTGTGTGCGTCATTGTGTGTGTCCGGTTGTCGTTGTCAGGTATCCGGATGAGAAGGATGCAGCAGTTGCCACTGTTTCTGATGATGTGCCCAAAT AA